A region of the Perognathus longimembris pacificus isolate PPM17 chromosome 7, ASM2315922v1, whole genome shotgun sequence genome:
CATCGGGGGCACGCTGGCCAACGGCATGGTCATCTATCTCGTGTCGTCCTTCCGAAAGCTGCAGACCACCAGCAACGCCTTCATCGTGAACGGCTGCGCGGCCGATCTCAGCGTCTGCGCCCTGTGGATGCCCCAGGAGGCCGTCCTGGGGCTCCTGCCCGCGGGCTCCGCAGAGCCCCCCGCGGACTGGGACGGCGCAGGGGGCAGCTATCGGCTGCTCCGGGGTGggttgctgggcctggggctcacGGTGTCCCTCTTGTCCCATTGCCTGGTGGCCCTGAACCGCTACCTCCTCATCACCAGGGCGCCGGCCACCTACCAGGTGCTGTACCAGCGGCGCCACACGGTGGGCATGCTGGCGCTATCCTGGGCGCTCGCCTTGGGGCTGGTGCTGTTGTTGCCGCCTTGGGCTCCGCGGCCGGGGGCCTCGCCGCCCCAGATCCACTACCCCGCGCTGCTGGCGGCGGGAGCGCTGCTAGCGCAGACGGCGCTGCTGCTCCACTGCTACCTGGGCATCGTGCGCCGCGTGCGCGTCAGCGTCAAGAGGGTCAGCGTGCTCAACTTCCATCTGCTGCACCAGCTGCCCGgctgcgccgccgccgccgccgccttccccgccgccccgcacgccccgggccccggcggccCCGCCGGCGCCGGCCCCGCACACCCCGCGCAGCCGCAGCCTCTGCCCCCGGCGCTGCAGCCGCGCCGGGCGCAGCGTCGGCTCAGCGGGCTGTCGGTGCTGCTGCTCTGCTGCGTTTTCCTGCTGGCCACGCAGCCGCTCGTGTGGGTGAGCCTGGCCAGCGGCTTCTCGCTCCCCGTGCCCTGGGGCGTGCAGGCGGCCAGCTGGCTCCTGTGCTGCGCCCTGTCCGCGCTCAACCCGCTGCTCTACACCTGGAGGAACGAGGAGTTCCGGCGCTCCGTGCGCTCCGTCCTGCCCGGCGTCGGGGACgcggctgccgccgccgccgccgccaccgccgtgCCAGCCATGTCCCAGGCCCAGCTGGGCACCCGCGCCGCCGGCCAGCACTGGTGACCCGGCTGGCCAAGGGCCCGAGGGAGCCGGAACTCCGGGTTCCTCCgtggttccttttccccccacccccatttcctgGCGGGGCCGCTGGGAAGCCCAACAAACCCCTAGCGCCCCAGGGCAATACCTGGACAGAAAGCTTCCTTCCCTTCAATGGAGCCATTGGGTCCCGCCGCCTGGGGTAATTTTACCCTTCCGTTTCTTTGTGCTAGAGAAATCCTCAAGTCAGAACTCAGCAAAACTTGTCaagtggcttttatttttaaattaacgaACCAGGTAACTTATTTCCAGACAGTTTTGTGTTTGAAAGAGATTTCAGAAGATCTAAACCTTCCCACCTTTCATCGTTTTACCTAGGAAGCTCCTTGAGAGTGCGTGAGCTAAAGGAAATATTACTGACCAAGGGAGAATAGGCAGAGAGGACCTTCCGTAGGTTAAACCTTTGTATCTTAATCTGGAAGACTGAAGCCACAGATGTGCACAGAGGTGTTTAAAATGCCACGAAAGACCtcaagccttttattttttaacgttttttttcccctaaatttaAATAGAGCCTTTTTGAATGAGATAGAATCTTAGCCAGTGGGAAAACAAACCACACCGCACTATTTTACACTCCTTCTTCTCTTTGCATCTCTAAGACCATTTGCATTTCCAGCAT
Encoded here:
- the Gpr88 gene encoding probable G-protein coupled receptor 88, which translates into the protein MTNSSSPSSSTTGGSLLLLCEEEEPWAGRRIPVSLLYSGLAIGGTLANGMVIYLVSSFRKLQTTSNAFIVNGCAADLSVCALWMPQEAVLGLLPAGSAEPPADWDGAGGSYRLLRGGLLGLGLTVSLLSHCLVALNRYLLITRAPATYQVLYQRRHTVGMLALSWALALGLVLLLPPWAPRPGASPPQIHYPALLAAGALLAQTALLLHCYLGIVRRVRVSVKRVSVLNFHLLHQLPGCAAAAAAFPAAPHAPGPGGPAGAGPAHPAQPQPLPPALQPRRAQRRLSGLSVLLLCCVFLLATQPLVWVSLASGFSLPVPWGVQAASWLLCCALSALNPLLYTWRNEEFRRSVRSVLPGVGDAAAAAAAATAVPAMSQAQLGTRAAGQHW